In the genome of Nymphaea colorata isolate Beijing-Zhang1983 chromosome 9, ASM883128v2, whole genome shotgun sequence, one region contains:
- the LOC116261067 gene encoding uncharacterized protein LOC116261067 isoform X1: protein MEQIQRQDNAGGRQFGDTTYTKIFVGGLAWETQRDTMRRYFEQFGEILEAVVITDKTTGRSKGYGFVTFKDADSATRACMDPSPVIDGRRANCNLAVLGARPSNSTAHHQGSGRYRMAAGSAGAPAYHPSGTSYRQQPQYTFRPTAPYQTYGFTGYPQENMYAMAYYNPFGGNQLPNYYGGLGMLPNPGMYPYYAQYPQSSMQYPQVVQYHPYMPQQQHPGTPILSLPTNVQSNTAGSVTATTATASPASSSQPPPSGGNAEQRTSPS, encoded by the exons ATGGAGCAAATTCAACGGCAGGACAATGCCGGTGGTCGGCAGTTTGGAGATACAACGTACACAAAGATCTTCGTCGGGGGGCTGGCATGGGAGACGCAGAGGGACACAATGAGACGTTACTTTGAGCAGTTTGGGGAGATATTAGAAGCTGTTGTGATCACGGACAAGACCACAGGAAGATCAAAGGGATATGGCTTT GTCACATTTAAGGATGCAGATTCAGCAACGAGGGCTTGTATGGATCCTTCGCCTGTGATCGACGGCAGAAGGGCTAACTGCAATTTGGCCGTTCTTGGAGCCCGTCCGTCTAACTCGACCGCTCACCACCAAG GAAGTGGTCGGTATAGAATGGCGGCCGGATCTGCCGGAGCTCCGGCTTACCACCCATCTGGGACTTCTTACCGTCAGCAGCCTCAGTACACATTCCGCCCAACTGCTCCTTATCAAACTTACGG cTTTACTGGTTATCCTCAAGAAAACATGTACGCCATG GCATATTACAATCCGTTTGGTGGTAACCAGTTGCCCAACTACTATGGAGGGCTAGGGATGCTGCCCAACCCAGGAATGTACCCATACTACGCACAATACCCACAAAGCAGTATGCAATACCCTCAAGTGGTTCAGTATCATCCTTATATGCCCCAGCAGCAGCATCCCGGAACTCCCATTCTCTCCTTACCCACAAATGTTCAGTCCAACACAG CCGGCAGCGTGACGGCGACCACAGCAACTGCCTCCCCTGCCTCCTCCTCTCAGCCACCGCCATCAGGTGGCAATGCTGAGCAGAGAACTTCTCCCTCCTGA
- the LOC116261067 gene encoding probable RNA-binding protein ARP1 isoform X2 has protein sequence MEQIQRQDNAGGRQFGDTTYTKIFVGGLAWETQRDTMRRYFEQFGEILEAVVITDKTTGRSKGYGFVTFKDADSATRACMDPSPVIDGRRANCNLAVLGARPSNSTAHHQGSGRYRMAAGSAGAPAYHPSGTSYRQQPQYTFRPTAPYQTYGFTGYPQENMYAMAYYNPFGGNQLPNYYGGLGMLPNPGMYPYYAQYPQSSMQYPQVVQYHPYMPQQQHPGTPILSLPTNVQSNTVCGEMQPAA, from the exons ATGGAGCAAATTCAACGGCAGGACAATGCCGGTGGTCGGCAGTTTGGAGATACAACGTACACAAAGATCTTCGTCGGGGGGCTGGCATGGGAGACGCAGAGGGACACAATGAGACGTTACTTTGAGCAGTTTGGGGAGATATTAGAAGCTGTTGTGATCACGGACAAGACCACAGGAAGATCAAAGGGATATGGCTTT GTCACATTTAAGGATGCAGATTCAGCAACGAGGGCTTGTATGGATCCTTCGCCTGTGATCGACGGCAGAAGGGCTAACTGCAATTTGGCCGTTCTTGGAGCCCGTCCGTCTAACTCGACCGCTCACCACCAAG GAAGTGGTCGGTATAGAATGGCGGCCGGATCTGCCGGAGCTCCGGCTTACCACCCATCTGGGACTTCTTACCGTCAGCAGCCTCAGTACACATTCCGCCCAACTGCTCCTTATCAAACTTACGG cTTTACTGGTTATCCTCAAGAAAACATGTACGCCATG GCATATTACAATCCGTTTGGTGGTAACCAGTTGCCCAACTACTATGGAGGGCTAGGGATGCTGCCCAACCCAGGAATGTACCCATACTACGCACAATACCCACAAAGCAGTATGCAATACCCTCAAGTGGTTCAGTATCATCCTTATATGCCCCAGCAGCAGCATCCCGGAACTCCCATTCTCTCCTTACCCACAAATGTTCAGTCCAACACAG TCTGTGGTGAAATGCAGCCGGCAGCGTGA